Part of the Labilibaculum antarcticum genome, CTCGCGTCACCAAATATTTTCCTTTCGAGATCTCGGTGATGTGGCCAATTACTTTCACATCTTCTATTTTTTCAATCGCATCAAATCGATCCAAAGGAACAGTAAACAGCAGTTCGTAATCTTCGCCACCGTTTAACGAGAAAGTGCTGTAGTTCATATTCAGCTCTTCGGCCATTTTGTGCGTTTCGTAGTCAACCGGAATTTTTTCCTCGTAAATTTGACAACCAACTTTCGATTCCTCGCAGATGTGCATGATATCCGATGACAAACCATCAGAAATATCAATCATCGAAGTAGGAACAATCTTTGCTTCCTGCAAACGCTCGTAAATGTCTTTGCGGGCCTCAGGTTTCAACTGACGTTCCAAAATGTAATCATGGCCGGTAAGGTCGGGTTGCATGGCTGGATTGTTATCGAAAATACGTTTTTCGCGCTCCAATAGTTGTAGTCCGGCAAATGCTGCACCCAAATTTCCGCTTACGCAGATTAAATCGTTTTCTTTGGCACCATTTCGGTAAGCCAATTGATCAGCCTCAGCTTCTCCAATTGCGGTTACAGAAATACACAATCCGGTTAAAGATGATGTGGTGTCGCCACCCACTAAATCGACATTGTAAGTTTCGCAAGCCAAATTAATTCCTTCGTAAAACTCATCCATTGCTTCTATGGTAAATCGTTTCGAGATGGCGATAGAAACAGTTACCTGTTTTGGCAAGGCATTCATGGCATAAATATCCGAAACATTCACAGCAATTGCTTTGTAGCCTAAATGCTTAAGAGGAGTGTACATTAAATCGAAATGAATACCTTCCAGCAATAAATCGGTGGTAACAACTGTCTTTTTATTCTGATAATCTAAAACAGCAGCATCGTCGCCGATACCAACATTTGTGCTGGCGTGTTTTAGCTTGATATTTTTAGTAAGGTGTTTAATCAATCCGAATTCACCCAATGTGGCAATGTCGGTACCTTTAGCATTGTTTTCCTGCATAGTCTTCTTAATTATTGATATTTGCCTGCAAAGGTAGATAAAAAAAGGAAACTGAGACGGTGGTGCTATTGGGTCGGAGTTTTAATTCTAAGGAGGTCATTAATCTAAAAATTCCGACTTTATTTTCCAACTGTGGAAAGCTTTAAGTGTACGGATCGTGATCGTGTGAATGACTATACATTGGTGATGAACAGTTGTTTTATTGATGTGATTGATGTTTTGAGATGTAAAAAATATTTGTATTTGTGGTGTCACATTCATAACTTAAGTATTTATTATTAAATCTTAATTTAAATTATAATGAGAAATAAACTTATGCTATTGATGGCTATGGCTGCTTTATTTGCCATTACCAATTGTCAGAATGACAATACCGCCGATCTTATCTTAAATGATGTGGATAATCTAGAACTAACCGAAGCTCAGAATGGCGAGCCTATTGAAGGACAGTATATTGTTGTCCTGAATGAGAGTTCGGTTAAATCTGCTAATCAGGGCAGTTACGATGAAAAAATTGCCGAAGTAAAGGCTTTTGCCAATTCTATGTTTCAAACAAAATCGGGCTCCGAATTTGAAGTGGGTTTCGCTTTTGCGAGTGTAATTAAAGGCTTTAGTGTTAAGACGACACCGGATTTTGTGGAAGCACTGAAATCGGATAGTAGAGTGAAATATCTTGAGCAAGATAAAATTATTGCTTTAAAAAAACCTGGAAGTGTTCCAACATCAGAACCTGTTAGCGAGGTTATTCCCTGGGGAATTACACGGGTTGGTTATGGAAGTGGCGTTGGTAAAACCGCTTGGATTATTGATAGTGGTATCGATTTAAATCACCCCGATTTAAATGTTGATGTGGCCAGAAGTAGAGATTTTACAGGTTCTCGTGTGGGTGCCGAAGATCAAAACGGACATGGAACCCATTGCGCAGGTACGGTTGGTGCTATCGATAATGAAATTGGTGTAGTTGGTGTTGCTGCCGGAGCAAACCTTGTGGCAGTAAGGGTTTTAGATCGCAGAGGTAGTGGTTCCACTTCTGGAGTTATTGCAGGGGTTGATTACGTGGCAAGTGCTGCATCTCCCGGCGATGCTGCCAATATGAGTTTGGGCGGAGGCATTTCTATCGCTTTAGACGATGCTGTATATGCAGCATCTCAAAATGGTATTTACTTTGCATTAGCTGCCGGAAACGAAAGCGATGATGCTAATAATCATTCTCCGGCAAGAGTTAACGGAACCTATATTTGGACTATTTCGGCAATGGATATAAATGATAATTTTGCCTACTTCTCAAATTATGGAAATCCGCCTGTTGATTTTTGTGAACCAGGTGTTAGTATTTACTCA contains:
- the thiL gene encoding thiamine-phosphate kinase; protein product: MQENNAKGTDIATLGEFGLIKHLTKNIKLKHASTNVGIGDDAAVLDYQNKKTVVTTDLLLEGIHFDLMYTPLKHLGYKAIAVNVSDIYAMNALPKQVTVSIAISKRFTIEAMDEFYEGINLACETYNVDLVGGDTTSSLTGLCISVTAIGEAEADQLAYRNGAKENDLICVSGNLGAAFAGLQLLEREKRIFDNNPAMQPDLTGHDYILERQLKPEARKDIYERLQEAKIVPTSMIDISDGLSSDIMHICEESKVGCQIYEEKIPVDYETHKMAEELNMNYSTFSLNGGEDYELLFTVPLDRFDAIEKIEDVKVIGHITEISKGKYLVTRDGVEIELQAQGWNPIEEEEN
- a CDS encoding S8 family peptidase, with protein sequence MRNKLMLLMAMAALFAITNCQNDNTADLILNDVDNLELTEAQNGEPIEGQYIVVLNESSVKSANQGSYDEKIAEVKAFANSMFQTKSGSEFEVGFAFASVIKGFSVKTTPDFVEALKSDSRVKYLEQDKIIALKKPGSVPTSEPVSEVIPWGITRVGYGSGVGKTAWIIDSGIDLNHPDLNVDVARSRDFTGSRVGAEDQNGHGTHCAGTVGAIDNEIGVVGVAAGANLVAVRVLDRRGSGSTSGVIAGVDYVASAASPGDAANMSLGGGISIALDDAVYAASQNGIYFALAAGNESDDANNHSPARVNGTYIWTISAMDINDNFAYFSNYGNPPVDFCEPGVSIYSTWKGDAYNTISGTSMAAPHMCGILLMTNGNPVTDGFVNADPDGNADPIGGI